From a single Candidatus Omnitrophota bacterium genomic region:
- a CDS encoding response regulator transcription factor has translation MGGVKERILIVEDDKHISRLVKFNLDKTGYVCIVAATGEKALEILNDRPVDLIILDIMLPGIDGFGTCRAIKEKEKLKNIPIVMLTAKGEEVDRIVGLELGADDYMVKPFSPRELVLRVKAILKRGKVEESKKDILMAGDISVDLSKHKVTVRGRAIELTHMEFKLLVTFLERRGRVQTRDRLLSDVWDMGTGVDTRTIDTHVKRLREKLGKFGRLIETVRGLGYKFREEDE, from the coding sequence ATGGGCGGGGTGAAAGAGCGCATACTAATAGTCGAAGACGATAAGCACATATCCAGATTGGTTAAATTTAACCTCGATAAGACCGGGTACGTATGCATAGTTGCCGCGACAGGAGAAAAGGCCCTGGAGATATTGAATGACCGGCCGGTAGATTTAATAATACTCGACATAATGCTTCCGGGTATAGACGGTTTCGGGACCTGCCGCGCAATAAAAGAGAAAGAGAAGCTTAAAAATATACCTATAGTAATGCTTACGGCTAAAGGCGAAGAGGTCGACAGGATAGTAGGCCTTGAACTCGGCGCCGATGATTATATGGTCAAGCCTTTCAGCCCAAGGGAGCTGGTGCTAAGGGTAAAAGCGATCCTGAAAAGAGGTAAGGTCGAAGAATCGAAAAAAGACATCCTGATGGCAGGGGATATATCGGTCGACCTTTCGAAGCATAAAGTAACCGTAAGGGGAAGGGCCATAGAGCTTACACACATGGAGTTCAAGCTGTTAGTGACGTTCCTTGAGCGGCGCGGCCGGGTCCAGACGCGGGATAGGCTTTTGTCCGATGTCTGGGATATGGGCACAGGAGTCGATACGCGCACTATCGATACGCATGTGAAGCGCCTCAGAGAGAAGCTGGGCAAATTCGGACGTCTTATCGAAACCGTAAGGGGCCTTGGTTACAAATTCAGGGAAGAGGATGAATGA